The region CGGTCATCGCGCCCGACGAACTGGCCGCCATTGCCGAGGTCTGCCAGCGCCGCGGCATCCGCATCATCTCGGATGAGATCTATCATGGGCTGACTTACGGTACGCCCGCGCACTCGGTGCTCGAGCATGCTGGCGACGCGCTGATCCTCAACAGTTTTTCAAAGTACTACTCGATGACCGGCTGGCGGCTGGGCTGGCTGCTGGTGCCGCCCGCGCTGATCGACGTTGCGCGCGCGCGCATGGGCAACCTGTTCCTGACGCCGCCGGTGCTGGCGCAGCACGCCGGACTTGCCGCCTTCGACTGCGAGGAGGAATTGCAGGGGCACTTGCGCAGCTACGCGCGCAACCGCGAGTTGCTTCTGGCGGCGCTCCCGCGCCTCGGTCTCGAGCGTATCGCGCCGCCTGACGGTGCCTTCTACGTCTGGGCCGATATCGCGCACCTTACCCAAGACAGCCTCGATTTCTGTCGCCGCCTGCTCGAGGATACCGGCGTCGCAACTGCGCCCGGTGTCGATTTCGATCCGGTCGAGGGTGGCCATTTCATCCGCTTCAGCTTTGCGGTCTCGACCGTGGAGATCGAGGATGCGATCGAGCGCATGGTCCCCTGGTTCGCATCGCAGGCGCAGCACACCGCATAGGTTCAGGACTGCAGGCCCCCCAGGGGCCTGGGCGCTCTACTTGGCCTCTGCCATGGTCGCGGAGGCGGGGCGTTTGACGATCTCTTCTAGCGTGCGCTGGTACCAGCCGGTGATCGCCTCACGCTGGGCATCGTCACAGCTCTCGAGCGACATGTGGCGCATCAGGAAAATGTAGCCGGTGCTCAGCAGCGCGACTTCGGTGGCGCGCTCGGTCCCGTCTGCTCCGCCGAAGAAGGCCGCGAGCGGGGCGATGTTGGTCTGGGCATAGACCCGCGCCGCCAGCTCGGCGATCTCGCTCTCGCCCGAGGCGAGTACGATCATCATCGTCAACTTGGTCGCAATCGCCTCGGTGCTGATCCAGCGGGTGACCCGCTGCGCGAAATCGTCGTTGGTGACGGTCTCGATACGCTCGGACGGGATGCAATGGCGCAGTGCAGCTTCGAACAGGCCTGCCTTGGAGCCGAAGTAGCGCAGCAGCAGGGTCGTGCTGGTCCCCGCAAGTGCAGCCACGTCGCGAATCCCCGTTGCGGGGTAGCCCACGGTGGAAAAAGCCTCGACCGCGGCATCGAGGATACGCTTGCGGGTCGCTTCGGCATCGCGCTTTTGCGGTTCGGGAAGAGATCGGGACGGCATTAACTATGTTTAATGCCCTGAAAACGTTGACAGTGCAAGATCAGGCCCGATCTTCGCACGGCTCGAGAGGGGACTCAGGGCGCGGGTTTGCGCCATTGTGCGACGAGCCGAACTGTTCAAACCGGCGCTTTTCGTCCATAGACCCGCGCTTCGAAGCTCCGGGGATCGCCCGGGGTGCGGCACCGGGCGCGATGTGCGGATGACCTTGTGAAACGCATCTTCATATCGGCAAGGCACGATGTCGCAGAATGGGACCGGGCCCGATCCTGCGGCTTTTACGTGGATTGACTGGGCAGGCGCTTTGCGGCCTGAAAGGCGCGATCCCTCCGACCAGGCGAAACGATTATGACGACTACCTTGTGTGCCCCGATGACCGACCTCGAGATCTGGCGTGAAGGTCTGCGCGACCTGCTTGACGATTGTGCGGGCAGCACGCCGCTCGAGGAGGCCTCGCGCATCCGCGAGGCGGCGCGCATGTTCGAGGACGCGCAGTCGACCACGCTCGAGACCACGGTCGCCAAGGTCGATTTTGCGCGGCTGGAGCAGTTGCTCGCCGCCGATGCGATGGAAAGCGCGGTGCTGAGCCTGCTCGGGCCAAAGGTTCCCTTCATGCTGTCGCGCGGCAATGGCAGCTGTCTGGCCACGGTGCTGGTCCCCGAGGAAGGGGGCGAGGTCATGGCCGAGGCCGCGACGATGGCTCTCGCACTGCTGGCAGCCTATGTCTCGGCGCTCCTGGCGGGCAGCGAGAAAGCCCATGCGGCGCTTGGCGAAGCAGGGGCGCTGGCGAGCATGCGGCTGCACTGAATTCGCAGCGCCTTTGTACGGGGCCACGCCGTTGCGGGCCGACTTCGTGCTTTCGCGCTGTTTGCGGCGTAACCGCGTGGAGGCCATTTTCGAACCAGTCATGGTTGTCCTGTTCCGGGCTCGAGCGCGAACGCGGCTGGCAGGGGGCGCCGATCCGGGAGCGTGGCCAAGCCTTGTAGCAACAAGCCTTGCGTCAAGATACCGGGCGTGCGGGTCTTATGGTCAACGGGGCGACGTATCCGGCAAGTTCCGAAGGGATGCGCGGATACGCCGCCAGGCTGGTTTCGATCCCGGGTTTGCACGGGGGGTCTTGGCAGGCCCGGCCGGGTTTTCTCCCGGCGCGGACCTGCCTGTACACGACTGGCGGGACCAGGAGCCGGTCTTGACCAGAATGGCGGGCCGGCAAGACATTGGTCGCATGATCCGCGCTAAGGTTTCGTCTCCGGCGAAATAGGGGTTGGCCCTTGGGCGGCGACGAAAATCCGATAGCCTTCATGTTGCACGCCCCGCAGGTCCGGTATTCAGGCAGTGCGGGGCGGAACGCGCGGCGAGGCCTCAGTGCAGCAGCGCGGCCTCGATCGCGATGCGGATGGCGTCCGAGGTGTGGTTGGCGCCCAGCTTGTTGAGCATGTTGGCGCGATGGATTTCCACCGTGCGCGGGCTGATCGAGAGCTTTTCGCCGATCAGCCGGTTGGACAGCCCGCTGGCGACCCCGCCCAGCACTTCGCGTTCACGCCGGGTGAGGCGGTCGATCCGGGCGCGGGCCATGACCTCGCGCAGCTTGGCATTGCCCAGACATTCCGCGCGGGCCATGGCGCGTTCGAGCGTGCCGTTGAGTTCGATCGCGGTGATCGGCCAGGCTATGTAGTCGATCGCGCCGTCGAGTATGGCCTTGACGATGCGCTGGGCATCGGGGTTCTCGCTAAAGGCGATGATCGGAAACCATTCGCCATGGCGCGCCATGTTGTCGATCAGTTCGTCGATCGCGCCCGCTTCGTCCTGGATGAGGATGATGCCCGAGCGCGGCCATGCCATGGAGAGTTCGGCGATGTTCTCGAAGGGCTCGACGTGCATGTCGGCCGAGGAAAGTGCGTGGCTGATCGATGCGCGCCGGCGCAAGTCGTTGTCGATCAGAATGAGGTTGGATATATCTGCGTCCACCTAGTGCCTCCCTACACATGATTTGTCCCTAGGGGGATATTCTGGGGGCGCGGAAATAGCCCGCCGGGAAGCCTCCGTTATCGAGAAGTCGACTGCGCGCTACGGGTGAATTCTATTGAAATAAGTACTTGGAGTAACCGAAACGGTTCTGCATTGGGGATGGTGCACGCATCGCTTCAAAGGCTTGGGGCGCGCGCAGATCGTGCAGACGTGGCGACTCGTGCCGCACCGATCATGGCCCGCGAAGTGCCGCACCGATCTCGATGAAGTCGTCGCGCAGGGTGGTGATGCGCGCCGCATCGAAGCGGGTCGCGCTGTCGAGCACGGTACGCCGCGCCGAACGGTAGAGCTGGTTGAGGGCGCCGGCCATGTCGTCCTCGCCCGAAACGCCCATCTGCAGCGCGGTCACCGCAGTGAGTGCGCGGGTCATCGAGCGGCTGCGCAGGGCACTCTCGCCGATCGCATCGGCGTGGATCGCGGTACCCAGCGCGCCGATCAGCTGCTCGAAGCACAAGTGGACCAGTTCGGCCGGGCCCGCGCCGGTGACGCGGGCATCGAAGTCGACGCGGCGATAGGCCTCGTGAGGAGACAGGCGCGGGCGCATCTCAGTCGCCCGTCTTGTTCCATTGCGCGATCTGGTTCTTCAGCATGGCAAGCGTTGCTTGCGAGGTGCCGATCCGCACTTCGGAGGTGGTGAATTGCGAAGCGAGGCGTGCGCGCAGTTTTTCCTGATCCTCCGCCAGCTTGGTCTGGTCCTCTGACAGGCGTGCGATCTGCCGGTTGTAGCGGGTAATGGATCCGCCCAGCGAACCCGAATTGGTGGTCGAGCTGGCATCGCGGTAAATCTTGTCGAAGGTCGCGAAGACGCCGTTGATGCCATTGGTGAACATCGCCGCTACACCTTCCGGGTCTGCGGCCAGTGTCGCCTGCAGACGCTGGGTGTCGAGCGAGAAGGTCCCGTTGCGCTCGGTCTTCAGGCCAAGGTCGGCGAGCGTGCGCGCGGCTCCGGTGGCATTGGGCATGATCACCGTGCCGGCGAGGCCCGAGAGCGAGCGGCGCAGCGCCCGCGCGCCGCCGTCGTTGGCCAGTTCGGCGCCGATGCCGGTGGCCGCGTTCAGCTCGGCCATGACCTCGTTGAGCGCATCGGTGAGGTCCTGCATCGAGCTGGCAATGCTGCTGGTGGGATCGGAGAAGCTGACCCGGGTCGGTGCGCCGGTGTTGGTGGCGAGCAATTGCAGCTTCACCCCCGGCACGGCTTCGCTGATGGTGTTGGAACTGGAGGTATAGTCGAGACCGTCGATGGTGAAGGCCGCGTCCACGGCCGTGGCGAGCAGTTCGCCCGAGGCCGAGGCGGGGTTCCAGGCGAGGTTGGCGAGGCCCGGCTCCGCCGCGTCCTCGCTCGCTTCGAGAACGAAGCCGTTGGTCACGCCCTCGCGTCCCTTGAGCACCAGCTGCGCGCCGTCGACGGTATTGGCGACATAGGCCTGCACCCCGGCATTGGCGCCGTTGATTGCGCTGGCGACGTCGGCCAGCGTGGCACCGCTGGCAATCGTCACGTCAACGGCGGTCTGGCCGGTGTCCTCGGTGAAGCTGGCGCCGTCGATCGTGCCGAAGCGCAAGGTGAGCGTGCCCGCGCCGACCGGATCGGATGCGCTGGCATAGGGCGTCGAGGCAATGCGCTGGCCCGAAGCGAGCCGGGTGACCTCGAGCGAATAGCTGCCCTTGGGCTGGGTCGAGCCGGTGAGCCCGGCGCTGGCTATCGCGGCATTGGCGACGCTGGGAACCGGGGCAAGGTCGCCCGAGCGCACCAGGGTGCCCAGCGAGGTGTTGAGCGCGAGCAGCATCGACTTGATGTTGGAGGCCGATGAAACCTTCGCTTCGAGCGTGTCGCCGCGCTCGGTCAGGCGATCGGTGCGCGCCGCGAACTGCGCCTGCGCCAGCTTGTTGGCGAGGTCGAGCATGTCGATGCCGCTGCCCCCGCCGAGCGCGGTGACCAGCGAGCTGGTGGCGGTAGGGGAATTGGTGATCGTGTTCATGCCTTCCAGAACGACAGAAGAAGCGGGCGATTAAGGCGGCGACGGCAAAGAACCGGTGCTCAGACCGAGGTCGGATCGAGCCTGCCATCGGCGTCGAAGCGCAAGGTCACCGGCACGCTCACCTTGGGCTTCTCGCGCCTCTCGCCGCGTTTCAGGGCGAGCACGAAGGCGAGGATCGCGGCGACCGCAACGAAGTGGTCATCCTTGATCATGTGCTTCTCGCGCACCGAATAGAAGATCGAGCGGGCCAGAGCCGGGTATTCGAGCACGGGCACGGCATAGTCTGCGGCCAGTTCGCGCATTGCCAGCGCCTTGTCGCCGCGCCCGCGGGCAAGGACGACGGGGGCGGGGGCCTTC is a window of Novosphingobium aureum DNA encoding:
- a CDS encoding TetR/AcrR family transcriptional regulator, producing the protein MPSRSLPEPQKRDAEATRKRILDAAVEAFSTVGYPATGIRDVAALAGTSTTLLLRYFGSKAGLFEAALRHCIPSERIETVTNDDFAQRVTRWISTEAIATKLTMMIVLASGESEIAELAARVYAQTNIAPLAAFFGGADGTERATEVALLSTGYIFLMRHMSLESCDDAQREAITGWYQRTLEEIVKRPASATMAEAK
- a CDS encoding response regulator transcription factor → MDADISNLILIDNDLRRRASISHALSSADMHVEPFENIAELSMAWPRSGIILIQDEAGAIDELIDNMARHGEWFPIIAFSENPDAQRIVKAILDGAIDYIAWPITAIELNGTLERAMARAECLGNAKLREVMARARIDRLTRREREVLGGVASGLSNRLIGEKLSISPRTVEIHRANMLNKLGANHTSDAIRIAIEAALLH
- a CDS encoding flagellar protein FliS is translated as MRPRLSPHEAYRRVDFDARVTGAGPAELVHLCFEQLIGALGTAIHADAIGESALRSRSMTRALTAVTALQMGVSGEDDMAGALNQLYRSARRTVLDSATRFDAARITTLRDDFIEIGAALRGP
- the fliD gene encoding flagellar filament capping protein FliD — its product is MNTITNSPTATSSLVTALGGGSGIDMLDLANKLAQAQFAARTDRLTERGDTLEAKVSSASNIKSMLLALNTSLGTLVRSGDLAPVPSVANAAIASAGLTGSTQPKGSYSLEVTRLASGQRIASTPYASASDPVGAGTLTLRFGTIDGASFTEDTGQTAVDVTIASGATLADVASAINGANAGVQAYVANTVDGAQLVLKGREGVTNGFVLEASEDAAEPGLANLAWNPASASGELLATAVDAAFTIDGLDYTSSSNTISEAVPGVKLQLLATNTGAPTRVSFSDPTSSIASSMQDLTDALNEVMAELNAATGIGAELANDGGARALRRSLSGLAGTVIMPNATGAARTLADLGLKTERNGTFSLDTQRLQATLAADPEGVAAMFTNGINGVFATFDKIYRDASSTTNSGSLGGSITRYNRQIARLSEDQTKLAEDQEKLRARLASQFTTSEVRIGTSQATLAMLKNQIAQWNKTGD
- a CDS encoding aminotransferase class I/II-fold pyridoxal phosphate-dependent enzyme gives rise to the protein MTRPSTAIAQVDQFHAIAIGRLAYQLASEGRSIIHMEYGQPSTGAPARAIALAHEVLDREPGGYWENPALKQRIARHYQESYGVTVDPEGVILTCGGSPALVLALSSLFAPGARVALARPGYVAYRNTLKALYLEPVEIACGPAERYQLTAAALEALEPAPDGVIVASPANPTGTVIAPDELAAIAEVCQRRGIRIISDEIYHGLTYGTPAHSVLEHAGDALILNSFSKYYSMTGWRLGWLLVPPALIDVARARMGNLFLTPPVLAQHAGLAAFDCEEELQGHLRSYARNRELLLAALPRLGLERIAPPDGAFYVWADIAHLTQDSLDFCRRLLEDTGVATAPGVDFDPVEGGHFIRFSFAVSTVEIEDAIERMVPWFASQAQHTA